One stretch of Balneola sp. MJW-20 DNA includes these proteins:
- a CDS encoding PAS domain S-box protein produces MAGIRILILDDRPEDIELLSYELKKASFDYEIRDCHDRDSYLEELQSFEPNIILSDYNLGSFSGLEALEIAREFSPEIPFIIVSGFIGEQEAVNLIVDHGVNDYIIKDNLKKLNTSVSREIERYRLQSELKEKSAELRKLSMVASHTHNGVMIIKEDRKLEWVNKAYLSLTGFKSTECIGYHLNDILRESGTSNSLIKEIDQLLDSENPFSREIQNKNKKGENYWVKLTITPIIDKTESQLKFVCILEEITARKKAEFTLQENLERLKDSQRMGKLGHWEYDLKNKKLSYSDSLIKVYNIEKDQELTDLSDLWNLYAPESREKLRNNILNAINNRESFEIDLQLLDNGSSQKYVRALGIPVTDHNGDLIALKGITQDITDRVMNEYQIQESRELLKNITDNVTGAVTRYIFRSEGQDEIVFANKGVKDIYAVSPEDVIQNPDLIWSQIHPEDAERVANASLYSRKNRVEFSEVFRVINPDGTVKWIRVVSRPVESTESEAWDTLAFDISELKEMESKLKRTNVKLSQSQKIAKLGYYEYYPELDKMIWSEELRNIFNVGPDEEVPSPSEQSKFFSEEELEIHEELMKQCLSEKRSHEHISTLHFEDGTRKYIKIFNRYIENEDGVPGMAGSVMDITNDRIKEKLLIESEQRLDAAINGADLGIWDLNLKTGENFTNSNWWKMLGYDSDEIEFNYEFFQSILHPDDKELPEKEIKRIENGGENRIDIVIRLKDKTGKWKRILDRGKVVEFDSEGNVVRLIGTHMDITERFILEEELSKTKTLYELAVDGSEIGIWEMDIETGSTFFNEKWYSMLGYTKSEIEFSLDYFYTILHPDDHDRVAGEYRKIKEQKQQSFELIIRLRHKNGDYVWILDRAIVVDSNNDGTPKTLAGSHLDITERIKAERSYMESNIKLRALINSSQVGIYLIDAKGKIIDFWNPAAEQIFGYTSEEVMGKFLPFVGDHQEDEFRDIINRIKNGDTISNMRLKRFHKNGNEKIVEINTGPIFNENNEIDSILVIVNDITELVEKENRIQESLKEKETLLGEIHHRVKNNLAIVSGILEIQQFTSEESATLVDAVNRIRSIAMVHEQLYNSDNFNRIDINEYYQNLVNSVLKSSGISKESVETIIDISAKYISINQAVPLGLIINELLTNSIKHAFSDSNNIIELKLIPNERGYEFVYSDNGPGFDMEEVKSLGSMGWELLLSLLDQIHADYELDTEGRFLLNFTFRESERGSHSNLSDSKY; encoded by the coding sequence ATGGCTGGAATTAGAATACTTATTCTCGATGACCGACCGGAAGACATTGAACTTCTTTCTTATGAGTTGAAGAAAGCTTCATTTGATTACGAGATCAGGGATTGTCATGATCGTGATTCCTATCTGGAAGAGCTGCAGTCATTTGAGCCGAATATTATTTTGTCAGACTATAACCTGGGATCGTTCTCCGGCCTTGAAGCACTGGAAATTGCCAGAGAGTTCAGTCCGGAAATTCCATTTATCATTGTATCAGGTTTCATTGGTGAGCAGGAAGCGGTTAACCTTATTGTAGATCATGGAGTAAATGACTACATAATCAAAGATAACCTGAAAAAACTCAATACTTCGGTATCCCGGGAAATTGAGAGATACAGATTACAGTCGGAGCTTAAAGAGAAATCTGCTGAACTTCGGAAGCTCTCTATGGTTGCCAGCCATACCCATAACGGTGTAATGATCATAAAGGAGGATCGTAAACTGGAATGGGTTAACAAGGCATACCTCTCTCTCACTGGATTTAAATCAACGGAATGTATTGGATATCATTTAAATGATATACTTCGGGAATCTGGTACATCAAATTCTCTTATCAAAGAAATCGATCAGCTTCTTGATTCTGAGAACCCTTTTTCCAGAGAAATTCAGAATAAAAATAAAAAAGGGGAAAATTACTGGGTAAAGCTCACCATCACTCCCATTATTGATAAAACAGAATCCCAGTTAAAATTTGTTTGCATACTTGAAGAGATCACAGCCAGAAAAAAAGCTGAATTTACACTTCAGGAAAACCTCGAGAGGCTCAAGGATTCTCAACGGATGGGAAAACTGGGGCATTGGGAATATGACCTGAAAAATAAAAAACTTTCTTACTCCGATTCGTTGATCAAAGTCTACAATATCGAGAAAGACCAGGAACTCACCGACCTTTCAGATCTATGGAACCTCTATGCTCCTGAAAGCAGAGAAAAACTACGTAATAATATTCTGAATGCGATCAATAACAGGGAATCATTTGAAATAGATCTTCAACTACTGGACAACGGCAGCTCTCAGAAGTATGTAAGAGCCCTTGGGATTCCTGTAACAGACCATAATGGTGATCTGATAGCGCTGAAAGGAATTACTCAGGACATTACAGACAGAGTAATGAACGAATATCAGATACAAGAAAGCAGAGAACTACTAAAAAATATAACCGACAATGTAACCGGTGCGGTTACCAGATATATTTTTCGTTCTGAAGGACAGGATGAAATCGTATTTGCCAATAAAGGGGTAAAGGATATCTACGCAGTAAGTCCGGAGGATGTGATACAAAATCCGGATCTCATATGGAGTCAGATCCATCCGGAAGATGCAGAAAGAGTAGCAAATGCATCATTATATTCACGCAAAAACAGGGTTGAATTCTCCGAAGTTTTCCGGGTCATCAACCCGGACGGCACCGTAAAATGGATTCGGGTGGTAAGCAGGCCGGTTGAATCAACAGAATCAGAAGCCTGGGATACGCTGGCATTTGACATTTCTGAGTTAAAGGAGATGGAATCAAAGTTAAAGCGAACTAATGTCAAGCTATCACAGTCACAGAAGATAGCTAAACTCGGTTATTATGAATACTATCCCGAGCTGGATAAAATGATATGGTCTGAGGAACTTCGAAATATTTTTAATGTGGGGCCTGATGAGGAGGTCCCCTCACCTTCCGAGCAGTCTAAGTTTTTCTCTGAGGAAGAACTTGAGATACATGAAGAGCTCATGAAACAATGTTTATCTGAAAAGCGGTCTCATGAGCACATATCCACCCTCCACTTTGAAGATGGAACCCGAAAATATATCAAGATCTTCAACCGGTACATCGAGAATGAGGATGGTGTTCCGGGAATGGCAGGTTCGGTCATGGATATCACCAATGATCGTATCAAAGAAAAACTTCTCATTGAGAGTGAACAAAGACTTGATGCTGCGATCAATGGTGCAGATCTGGGAATCTGGGATCTAAATCTTAAAACCGGTGAAAACTTCACCAATTCTAACTGGTGGAAAATGCTTGGTTATGATTCAGACGAAATAGAATTCAACTATGAATTCTTCCAAAGTATTCTTCATCCTGATGACAAAGAGCTGCCCGAAAAAGAGATCAAAAGAATTGAGAATGGTGGTGAGAACAGGATAGATATCGTTATCCGGCTTAAGGATAAGACCGGTAAGTGGAAACGGATACTGGATCGCGGAAAAGTGGTTGAATTCGACAGCGAGGGTAACGTAGTGCGTTTAATTGGAACCCATATGGATATTACCGAACGATTTATCCTCGAGGAAGAACTTTCAAAAACCAAAACATTATATGAACTGGCAGTTGACGGATCAGAGATAGGAATCTGGGAAATGGATATTGAAACCGGATCCACATTCTTTAACGAAAAATGGTATTCTATGCTCGGTTATACTAAGAGTGAGATCGAGTTTTCCTTAGATTATTTCTACACCATACTTCACCCGGATGATCATGACCGAGTGGCCGGAGAGTACCGTAAGATAAAGGAACAGAAGCAACAATCATTCGAACTCATCATAAGACTCAGGCATAAGAACGGTGACTATGTATGGATCCTGGACCGAGCTATCGTCGTTGATTCCAATAATGACGGTACACCAAAAACACTGGCAGGATCCCACCTGGATATTACTGAACGTATCAAGGCCGAGCGTTCCTATATGGAATCCAATATTAAGCTTCGGGCTCTGATCAATTCATCTCAGGTAGGCATCTATCTGATCGATGCGAAGGGTAAGATCATTGATTTCTGGAATCCGGCCGCAGAACAGATCTTTGGATACACTTCTGAAGAAGTAATGGGCAAATTCCTCCCCTTTGTTGGTGACCATCAGGAAGATGAATTCCGGGACATCATCAACAGGATCAAAAATGGTGATACCATCTCAAATATGCGTCTTAAACGTTTCCATAAAAATGGAAATGAAAAAATAGTTGAGATTAATACCGGTCCGATCTTTAATGAAAATAATGAGATTGACAGTATACTGGTTATTGTAAATGACATTACGGAGCTGGTAGAAAAAGAGAACCGCATACAGGAATCTCTAAAAGAGAAAGAAACACTTCTGGGTGAGATTCATCACCGGGTAAAAAATAATCTGGCCATTGTTTCGGGAATTCTCGAAATACAGCAATTTACTTCAGAAGAATCCGCTACTCTTGTGGACGCTGTGAACCGTATCCGTTCGATCGCAATGGTACATGAGCAACTTTATAATTCCGATAATTTCAACCGGATCGATATAAATGAATATTATCAGAACCTTGTAAATTCTGTTCTGAAATCCTCGGGAATCAGCAAAGAAAGCGTGGAAACTATCATTGATATATCTGCTAAATATATCAGCATCAACCAGGCTGTACCTTTAGGTTTAATCATCAACGAGTTACTTACGAATTCCATTAAACACGCCTTTTCAGATTCAAATAACATCATTGAATTGAAGTTAATACCAAATGAGCGCGGTTATGAATTTGTATACAGTGACAATGGCCCTGGTTTTGATATGGAGGAAGTCAAATCTTTAGGGAGTATGGGGTGGGAATTACTTCTGAGCTTACTGGATCAGATCCACGCTGATTATGAATTAGATACCGAGGGGAGGTTCCTGCTTAATTTTACCTTCCGGGAATCTGAAAGAGGCTCCCACTCGAATTTATCGGATAGCAAATATTAA
- a CDS encoding CynX/NimT family MFS transporter: MVSFNLRPALASVGPLITEIRNATGLTSSLLGLLTTLPLLCFGILSTMTPWFTRKIGLEGTVAFALLLITGGLLIRVPGTVPHLYAGTFLIGVGIALGNVLLPGIVKRDFEKYSGIMTSIYSSMLGVGAAVAAGISFPLAIKAGLGWRWSLGIWFIPAFLAFIVWIPQLKRNRRSSQSKSVFAALKHLSGSKMAWSIALFMGLQSFAFYVILAWLPDILISEGFNAGRAGWLLSVSQAAGVIGSFIIPAVAERMKSQRSLVLGLSVLEAVSIIGLMNGTESLVLIMVILIGFSLGGSFGLALLFIVLRTNDTETTTELSGMSQSVGYLLAAFGPMMMGAFYDISGSWTIPLAMLLFIVMLKCFFGIYAGNDQKIDRNNQQ; this comes from the coding sequence TTGGTCTCTTTCAATCTTCGGCCGGCACTGGCATCGGTAGGGCCACTGATAACAGAGATCCGCAATGCTACGGGGCTGACAAGCTCTTTACTGGGTCTGTTAACCACTCTGCCTTTATTATGCTTCGGTATATTATCTACTATGACGCCCTGGTTTACCAGGAAAATCGGACTTGAGGGTACGGTTGCATTTGCTCTTTTATTGATAACCGGCGGATTGCTGATCAGAGTCCCCGGCACCGTTCCACATTTATATGCAGGCACATTTTTAATAGGGGTGGGAATTGCATTAGGGAATGTGCTTCTTCCGGGAATAGTTAAGAGAGACTTTGAAAAATACTCAGGTATCATGACCAGTATATATTCGAGTATGCTGGGCGTGGGAGCAGCAGTGGCTGCAGGAATTAGTTTTCCGCTGGCAATCAAAGCAGGCTTAGGATGGAGGTGGTCGCTGGGGATATGGTTCATCCCGGCTTTTCTGGCTTTCATTGTATGGATACCCCAACTAAAAAGAAATCGAAGATCTTCCCAATCTAAAAGCGTTTTCGCCGCTTTAAAACATTTAAGCGGATCAAAGATGGCCTGGAGTATTGCTCTCTTCATGGGCTTGCAATCATTTGCGTTTTATGTAATCCTGGCCTGGTTACCTGACATTCTGATCTCAGAGGGATTCAATGCCGGCAGGGCCGGCTGGTTACTCAGCGTATCACAGGCAGCCGGTGTGATTGGGTCATTCATTATTCCGGCAGTTGCTGAAAGGATGAAAAGTCAACGATCATTGGTTCTTGGCCTTTCTGTGCTGGAGGCTGTCAGCATTATCGGTCTGATGAATGGTACTGAATCGTTAGTATTGATTATGGTGATCTTAATAGGATTCAGTCTTGGGGGCAGCTTCGGACTGGCCTTGCTGTTTATAGTACTCAGAACTAATGATACCGAAACAACCACAGAGCTATCGGGAATGTCTCAGTCGGTCGGATACCTCTTAGCTGCATTCGGACCTATGATGATGGGAGCCTTTTATGATATATCCGGCAGCTGGACGATTCCCTTAGCTATGCTATTATTCATTGTAATGTTGAAGTGTTTTTTTGGCATTTACGCCGGAAATGATCAGAAGATTGATAGAAATAACCAACAGTAA
- a CDS encoding PAS domain S-box protein, protein MGESAKLFINDLDKESLQKLFKTSLESLNAGVWAIYPETGEELWAENFSKLLGYDKDQIPLSMEYFMDDLVHPDDKESFLLNYEEQILKGENFSFDVRLKTKSGNYRWFRSTGEYTEDIPSGSKKIVGLIIDVHESKTRKLNLQKEVRSSKEIREILEQTQSYAHIGTWQVNLENNKIFWSDLVYEIHELPIGSEINIETAINFYREDYRPVIQKAVNNCIENEESYDLECVLISHKGNEIWVRTMGYPYYENGNLVGLRGLFMDVNKEKKFKLEKDQLSLKFESIFNSTYNFIGLIEPDGTLIDANRSALDFGGFTIDDVRGKKFFDAPWWSLSEEIRNQLIEAIAKASDGEFVRYDVDVVGKDHQVITIDFSLSPIFNDQGKVIYIVPEGRNITKRKTLERDLELREKQLRRFVEVAPVAVAMLDKELRYITVSNTWYQDYEIEEKDVTGKSHYDVFPEISRREDWVKLHQRALKGESHSRDKDLFIRKDGSEQWINWKIIPWYEKADEVGGIMMFTIDVTEQAEYQAKLENLNEVLEERVKMRTLELDQAVKELESFSYSVSHDLRAPLRSVNSFADILVEEYGPELEEDALRYLKIIKDNGLRMGQLIDDILAFSRLGRKELSKSIVDMNDLFQSVVAEVEGINPNYNSTITVDEMPGAKGDPSLLKQVLFNLVANAFKYSSKKDHIFIKISSETNENMQVYSITDNGVGFDMKYHDKMFGVFQRLHPDSEFSGTGVGLAIVRRIISKHGGKVWAKSKPGKGSTFYFSLPIT, encoded by the coding sequence ATGGGTGAAAGTGCAAAGTTATTCATCAATGATCTTGATAAAGAGTCGCTGCAAAAGTTATTTAAGACCTCTTTAGAATCACTCAATGCAGGTGTTTGGGCAATATATCCTGAAACCGGCGAAGAACTTTGGGCTGAAAATTTCAGTAAACTTCTGGGTTATGATAAGGATCAGATTCCCCTGTCAATGGAATATTTTATGGATGATCTGGTACATCCGGATGACAAAGAGAGTTTTTTGCTTAATTACGAGGAACAGATATTGAAGGGTGAAAATTTTTCCTTCGATGTTCGCCTCAAAACTAAAAGTGGCAATTATCGCTGGTTCAGGTCCACCGGTGAGTATACCGAAGATATCCCTTCCGGATCTAAAAAAATTGTGGGTCTGATCATTGATGTACATGAGTCCAAGACCCGGAAATTAAATCTGCAAAAAGAGGTCCGGTCCAGTAAAGAGATCCGTGAGATACTTGAACAGACTCAGAGTTATGCTCATATAGGTACCTGGCAGGTAAATTTAGAAAACAATAAAATATTCTGGTCTGATCTTGTATATGAGATCCATGAACTTCCCATTGGTTCAGAAATCAATATAGAAACTGCTATCAACTTTTATCGGGAAGATTATCGCCCTGTTATACAGAAAGCTGTAAACAATTGTATCGAAAATGAGGAAAGCTATGACCTGGAGTGTGTGCTGATATCACACAAAGGAAACGAGATATGGGTCAGAACCATGGGCTATCCATACTATGAAAATGGAAACCTCGTTGGCCTAAGAGGCCTGTTCATGGATGTAAACAAAGAAAAGAAATTCAAGCTGGAGAAGGATCAACTTTCCCTCAAGTTTGAGAGTATTTTTAACAGCACTTATAATTTCATAGGACTTATTGAACCGGATGGCACCCTCATCGATGCCAATCGCTCAGCGCTGGATTTTGGTGGTTTTACGATCGATGACGTACGCGGGAAGAAATTCTTTGATGCCCCATGGTGGTCACTAAGTGAGGAGATCAGAAACCAGCTTATAGAAGCTATCGCCAAAGCTTCCGATGGAGAATTTGTCCGTTATGACGTTGACGTGGTTGGTAAAGACCATCAAGTTATAACCATTGATTTCTCATTATCACCGATCTTTAATGATCAGGGGAAAGTGATCTATATCGTTCCTGAGGGACGTAATATCACAAAAAGGAAAACCCTTGAAAGAGATCTTGAATTAAGGGAGAAACAACTTAGAAGGTTCGTGGAAGTAGCTCCGGTTGCGGTTGCAATGTTAGATAAGGAGTTGAGATATATAACCGTAAGTAATACCTGGTATCAGGATTACGAGATCGAAGAGAAAGATGTCACCGGTAAAAGTCATTATGATGTTTTTCCTGAAATTTCCAGACGGGAAGACTGGGTGAAATTGCATCAAAGAGCTCTGAAAGGTGAGTCACATTCACGGGATAAAGATCTTTTTATTCGTAAAGATGGTTCTGAACAATGGATAAACTGGAAAATAATACCCTGGTATGAAAAAGCCGATGAAGTTGGCGGGATCATGATGTTTACCATAGATGTTACTGAACAAGCAGAATATCAGGCTAAACTGGAAAACCTGAATGAAGTACTTGAAGAACGTGTAAAAATGCGTACTCTTGAACTTGACCAGGCTGTAAAAGAACTTGAATCTTTTTCCTATTCGGTTTCACATGACCTCAGAGCCCCTCTTCGATCCGTAAACAGCTTTGCAGACATACTGGTAGAAGAATACGGACCTGAACTCGAAGAAGACGCCCTCAGATATCTTAAAATTATTAAAGATAACGGGCTCAGAATGGGACAGCTGATCGATGATATCCTGGCATTTTCGAGATTAGGCCGAAAAGAATTATCAAAATCCATTGTGGATATGAATGATTTATTTCAATCTGTAGTCGCTGAAGTTGAGGGAATAAATCCGAATTACAATTCAACAATAACTGTTGATGAGATGCCGGGTGCTAAAGGAGACCCCTCTTTATTGAAACAAGTTCTTTTTAACCTTGTTGCCAATGCCTTCAAATACTCTTCAAAAAAAGATCATATTTTTATCAAAATAAGCTCTGAAACGAACGAAAACATGCAGGTTTATAGTATTACCGATAACGGGGTCGGGTTTGATATGAAATATCATGATAAGATGTTTGGGGTGTTTCAGAGATTGCACCCCGATTCAGAGTTTTCAGGAACGGGAGTCGGGCTGGCGATTGTTCGGAGGATCATTAGTAAACACGGCGGAAAAGTGTGGGCAAAAAGTAAACCCGGTAAGGGAAGCACATTTTACTTTTCCCTACCAATAACTTAG